From the Desulfovulcanus ferrireducens genome, one window contains:
- a CDS encoding ATP-binding cassette domain-containing protein yields MGLKVKIKKKLKNFTVDVTFCCPLARLLAMVGPSGAGKTTLIRIIAGLEKPDEGHVIYNGKLWVDIEKNIFVPPQKRKVGYVFQEYALFPHLSLYKNVKFAEKDPGSAEKLMKYFGIWHLRKAKPNQVSGGERQRAALAQALARGPNVLLLDEPFSALDALTQKRLQEELMNFRDRLELPIIMVTHDLAEAVKLADKIIAVDQGKVASDWLENTLSKQGHIPETSGESRTSHAPYWSVSQCQ; encoded by the coding sequence GTGGGCCTAAAAGTTAAAATCAAAAAGAAACTTAAGAACTTTACCGTTGATGTTACCTTTTGCTGCCCGCTCGCAAGACTTCTAGCTATGGTTGGGCCATCCGGAGCGGGAAAAACAACCCTCATCCGAATCATTGCCGGACTGGAAAAACCGGACGAGGGACATGTGATCTACAATGGTAAACTCTGGGTGGATATTGAAAAAAATATCTTTGTCCCTCCCCAAAAAAGAAAGGTAGGATACGTTTTTCAGGAATATGCTCTCTTCCCGCATTTGAGCCTATACAAAAATGTGAAATTTGCAGAAAAAGACCCTGGCAGCGCAGAGAAATTAATGAAATATTTCGGAATCTGGCACCTTCGTAAAGCCAAGCCCAACCAGGTGTCCGGAGGAGAAAGGCAACGTGCCGCCTTGGCACAGGCTCTGGCAAGGGGGCCAAACGTGCTCCTGCTGGATGAACCATTTTCTGCCCTGGACGCACTGACCCAAAAAAGACTTCAGGAAGAACTGATGAATTTTAGGGATAGGCTTGAGCTGCCCATAATCATGGTCACTCATGACCTGGCCGAGGCCGTTAAACTAGCAGATAAAATTATTGCCGTAGACCAGGGCAAGGTGGCCAGCGATTGGCTGGAAAACACCCTATCAAAGCAGGGACATATTCCTGAAACATCAGGTGAGTCACGTACTAGTCATGCTCCGTACTGGTCTGTCAGCCAGTGCCAATAG
- the modB gene encoding molybdate ABC transporter permease subunit, producing MDITPIILSAKLSLVTTSVLVAAALPVAYWLAFCRFPGKSLVEAFFNLPLVLPPTVLGFYLLVAMGPQGFLGLFWEATFGSRLVFTFSGLVIASMIYSLPFALQPLKTAFEKIDPRLLESAYVLGCSKTASFFKVILPNSFGGVAAAAVLVFAHTMGEFGVILMVGGSIPGKTKVASIAIFEYVESLQYKEAALISMILIPMSYAVLLIVNRLSRR from the coding sequence ATGGATATCACACCTATAATTCTCTCTGCTAAATTGTCTTTGGTGACTACTTCGGTTCTTGTTGCTGCGGCTCTGCCAGTTGCCTACTGGCTAGCCTTTTGCCGTTTCCCCGGAAAGTCATTGGTGGAGGCGTTTTTTAACCTGCCCCTGGTGCTTCCGCCAACTGTCTTGGGGTTTTATCTCCTGGTAGCCATGGGGCCTCAAGGGTTCTTGGGGCTCTTTTGGGAAGCGACTTTTGGCTCTCGTCTCGTGTTTACCTTTTCGGGCCTCGTGATCGCATCCATGATCTATAGCCTGCCATTCGCCCTGCAGCCGCTCAAAACAGCTTTTGAAAAAATCGACCCGAGGCTCCTGGAGAGTGCGTACGTTCTGGGCTGCTCCAAAACAGCATCCTTTTTTAAGGTTATCCTCCCCAACTCTTTTGGGGGGGTCGCCGCAGCGGCAGTCCTGGTATTTGCCCACACCATGGGCGAGTTCGGGGTAATACTCATGGTCGGAGGAAGTATCCCAGGAAAAACAAAAGTGGCTTCGATCGCCATCTTTGAATACGTTGAAAGTCTACAATACAAGGAAGCCGCCTTAATTTCCATGATACTTATTCCAATGAGTTATGCGGTTCTGTTGATAGTAAATCGTTTGTCCAGGAGATAA
- a CDS encoding N-acetyltransferase: MNSKKEPTINAYLRKARISDVKTIHRILMDYSRQGLLLPRSYSELYSHLRDFFVIADRDTNEVFGCCALSIAWEDLAEVKSLAIEPPLQGQGWGRNLVEACLSDAVTLGIYKVFTLTYQVEFFEKLGFKKISKDVLPQKVWADCLRCPKFPECDEVAMLMEM, translated from the coding sequence ATGAATTCAAAAAAGGAGCCAACAATAAACGCGTATCTGCGTAAGGCCAGAATTTCCGATGTAAAGACGATCCATCGGATATTAATGGATTATTCACGCCAGGGGTTATTGTTGCCCAGATCATACAGTGAATTATATAGTCACCTGCGTGATTTTTTTGTGATCGCGGATAGGGATACTAATGAAGTTTTTGGCTGCTGCGCTTTAAGCATAGCTTGGGAAGATTTGGCTGAAGTTAAATCTTTGGCAATTGAACCTCCGCTGCAAGGGCAGGGATGGGGACGGAACCTGGTGGAAGCCTGCTTAAGCGATGCGGTAACTTTAGGTATTTATAAGGTCTTTACCTTGACCTATCAGGTTGAATTTTTTGAAAAGTTAGGGTTTAAAAAAATAAGCAAGGATGTTCTGCCTCAAAAAGTCTGGGCCGATTGTCTGCGGTGCCCTAAATTTCCAGAGTGTGACGAGGTGGCCATGCTCATGGAAATGTAG
- a CDS encoding homocysteine S-methyltransferase family protein, whose translation MMFRKALEDNQILIFDGGMGTLLQAKGLKPGQSPEIFGQQHPEVIEGIHKDYIRAGARVVTTNTFGGTRFKLGPDIDVKRFNREMALVARKAAGDRAFVAGSVGPTGKMIKPLGDVSFVELVQAFKEQILGLVQGGVDLILGETHFDLAEARAVVVAAREVCDLPIGISMTFEQGASLTGTDGLTFIDTMQNMGVDMVATNCSAGPEGFLTVVREMLQRLEIPLLVEPNAGLPELENGQTVFRLGPQDFAMQTAKFVSLGVKALGGCCGTTPEHIRALCAEIKDRKYVPPSPSKKPCIVLTSRSQSVPFGFEFKPVIVGERINPTGKKDLSAELQAGQLTRAVELAQEQIEQGATVLDVNVGAAMVNEQEVLPALIAALVSRFDCPLCLDSSNEEAIREGLFQYPGSALVNSISGEEGKMDRLGPICRDFGAPFILLPLKGNKLPVTAKERLSIIESLLARAFDLNIPKRLILVDALALTVSSKPEAAMACLEVIRYCREKWNLGTIMGLSNISFGLPARELINSTFLAMCLAHGMTSFIANPNSARLQETLYAANVLLHKDPQAGEFIAKFSRWSPGEQRIVKEQDKDLSCENASKVQLAVIKGDKDRIVELLEQEVTEGRDPFELVDKELIPAITEVGEKYEKKEYFLPQLLLSAETMQKGFEFLRPFLEKKGKKKGPKVIMATVEGDIHDIGKNIVCLMLKNYGFDVLDLGKDVPAEEILRAVREHKAALVGLSALMTTTMVKMEDTIKLIRKKNIPCKVMVGGAVVTEVFAQKIGADGYASDAVAAVKLAQSLVEK comes from the coding sequence ATGATGTTTAGAAAAGCTTTAGAAGACAATCAGATTTTAATCTTTGATGGTGGCATGGGCACTCTCTTGCAAGCCAAAGGTCTTAAGCCCGGTCAGTCACCTGAAATATTCGGCCAGCAGCATCCAGAGGTTATCGAGGGCATCCATAAGGATTATATTCGGGCCGGTGCCCGGGTAGTGACTACAAACACCTTTGGCGGAACCAGGTTTAAGTTGGGCCCAGACATTGATGTCAAACGATTTAACAGGGAAATGGCATTAGTGGCCCGCAAGGCAGCTGGAGACAGGGCTTTTGTTGCAGGCAGTGTTGGTCCAACCGGCAAGATGATCAAGCCCCTTGGTGATGTAAGTTTTGTCGAACTGGTTCAGGCCTTTAAAGAACAGATTTTGGGTCTTGTCCAGGGGGGTGTGGATTTGATTTTGGGCGAGACGCACTTTGACCTGGCAGAAGCCAGGGCCGTTGTTGTTGCAGCCAGGGAAGTATGTGATCTGCCCATAGGTATTTCCATGACCTTTGAACAGGGCGCTAGCCTTACCGGAACAGACGGCCTGACCTTCATAGACACCATGCAGAACATGGGTGTGGACATGGTGGCTACCAATTGTAGTGCCGGGCCGGAAGGTTTTTTGACCGTGGTCCGGGAAATGTTGCAAAGGCTTGAGATTCCACTTCTTGTTGAGCCAAATGCAGGTCTTCCTGAACTGGAAAACGGACAGACAGTGTTTAGGTTAGGTCCGCAAGATTTTGCCATGCAAACGGCTAAATTTGTTTCTCTGGGCGTAAAAGCCCTGGGCGGATGTTGCGGAACCACCCCCGAACATATCCGTGCTCTTTGTGCTGAGATTAAAGACCGGAAATATGTCCCCCCAAGCCCTTCCAAAAAGCCATGTATAGTATTGACATCCAGAAGTCAGTCCGTTCCTTTTGGGTTTGAATTCAAGCCTGTGATTGTTGGCGAACGCATCAATCCCACAGGTAAAAAGGACTTGAGTGCGGAACTTCAGGCGGGGCAACTAACACGGGCTGTTGAACTGGCTCAGGAACAGATTGAGCAAGGGGCTACTGTTCTGGATGTTAATGTTGGCGCTGCCATGGTTAATGAACAAGAAGTTCTGCCGGCTTTGATTGCTGCTTTAGTATCCAGGTTCGACTGTCCGTTATGCCTGGATTCCAGTAATGAAGAGGCGATAAGGGAAGGTCTTTTTCAATATCCAGGTTCAGCTCTGGTCAACTCTATTAGCGGGGAAGAGGGTAAGATGGATCGGTTAGGCCCGATTTGCCGCGATTTTGGAGCACCTTTTATTCTTTTGCCCCTGAAGGGAAATAAACTACCAGTCACTGCTAAAGAACGATTGAGTATTATTGAATCTCTACTTGCCAGGGCCTTTGACTTAAATATTCCCAAAAGGCTCATCTTGGTTGATGCCCTGGCCCTGACGGTTTCTTCTAAACCAGAGGCAGCCATGGCCTGTCTGGAAGTTATCCGATATTGTCGGGAAAAATGGAACCTGGGAACCATTATGGGTCTGTCCAATATCTCTTTTGGTCTTCCGGCCAGGGAATTGATTAACTCTACTTTTTTGGCCATGTGTTTGGCTCACGGGATGACTTCTTTTATTGCCAATCCCAATTCTGCTCGTCTTCAGGAAACACTTTATGCTGCCAATGTTCTTTTACATAAAGACCCTCAGGCTGGAGAGTTTATTGCCAAATTTTCTCGTTGGTCACCCGGTGAGCAAAGGATAGTTAAGGAGCAGGATAAAGACCTGTCTTGTGAAAACGCTTCTAAAGTACAGCTAGCGGTAATTAAAGGAGACAAAGATAGAATCGTGGAACTCCTTGAACAGGAGGTAACAGAGGGTAGAGATCCTTTTGAACTGGTGGATAAAGAGCTAATTCCGGCTATTACCGAGGTGGGGGAAAAATACGAGAAAAAAGAATATTTTTTGCCGCAGCTTCTGCTCAGTGCGGAGACCATGCAAAAAGGCTTTGAGTTTTTAAGACCTTTTTTGGAGAAAAAAGGAAAGAAAAAAGGGCCGAAAGTAATCATGGCCACGGTTGAAGGCGATATCCATGATATAGGCAAGAACATTGTCTGTTTGATGCTCAAGAATTATGGGTTTGATGTTCTGGATTTGGGCAAGGATGTCCCTGCGGAAGAAATTTTACGGGCAGTGCGGGAACACAAGGCCGCTCTTGTAGGCTTGTCCGCCTTGATGACTACAACTATGGTAAAAATGGAGGATACTATTAAGTTGATTCGTAAAAAGAATATCCCCTGTAAGGTCATGGTTGGTGGGGCAGTGGTAACTGAGGTTTTTGCCCAAAAAATAGGCGCGGATGGTTATGCTAGCGATGCAGTGGCCGCTGTAAAACTGGCGCAGTCACTGGTGGAGAAGTGA
- a CDS encoding EAL domain-containing protein, producing METVFKLLDIEDIIIHFQPIISIKRKQIIGVEALCRGINKNKIIPPNVLFSRAREKKINIEFDRLCREKSLEYFSKIYKKNNKLMLFLNHDSSILDEGVVSTGYTNNTTKQKGLPPENIVIEISEKKVSNTAALKEFVETYKNYGFLIALDDVGASYSNLNRIPELKPDILKIDRSLIADVDKIWRKSKVLKSFSFLSKEIGTLIIAEGVEKKEEVLQILKFDIDIFQGFYFAKPGDPSLLNFDETVRKTINLSSHFQNSMVDIFRKKRKQHQHYKKIISKIINSLLNEIRVVDVTYFEQKLKEIVEYYPDIECAYIIDNNGIQITDTIFHRHFIPKARGPLYRPAQKGDDLCCRDYFFYLINCNISSYVTDQYISLATGNKCVTISNLFKKDNNKFILCVDIKIDDI from the coding sequence ATGGAGACAGTGTTTAAATTGTTGGATATCGAAGATATCATTATACATTTTCAACCAATCATTTCTATCAAAAGAAAACAAATAATAGGAGTTGAAGCTCTGTGTCGGGGAATAAACAAGAACAAGATAATTCCACCAAACGTCTTATTTTCTCGTGCTAGAGAAAAAAAAATAAACATTGAGTTTGACAGACTATGTAGAGAAAAATCATTAGAATATTTTTCTAAAATATATAAAAAGAACAACAAGTTAATGCTTTTTTTAAACCATGACTCATCAATTTTAGACGAAGGAGTAGTTAGCACGGGATATACAAACAATACAACAAAACAAAAAGGCCTTCCTCCAGAAAATATTGTAATAGAAATCTCTGAAAAAAAGGTTTCAAATACCGCTGCACTTAAAGAGTTTGTGGAAACTTATAAAAACTATGGTTTTTTGATCGCGCTGGATGACGTAGGAGCCTCCTATTCAAACCTAAATAGAATTCCCGAGTTAAAACCTGATATTCTCAAAATAGACAGAAGCTTGATTGCAGATGTTGATAAAATATGGCGTAAAAGCAAGGTTTTGAAATCTTTTTCTTTCCTATCTAAAGAAATAGGCACTTTGATAATTGCGGAAGGCGTAGAAAAAAAAGAAGAAGTTTTGCAGATATTAAAATTTGATATTGATATATTTCAAGGATTTTACTTTGCAAAGCCTGGCGACCCCTCATTATTAAACTTTGACGAAACTGTACGCAAAACAATCAATCTATCCTCTCACTTCCAAAATTCGATGGTTGATATTTTTCGAAAGAAAAGGAAACAACACCAGCACTATAAGAAAATTATCTCAAAAATTATCAATAGCCTTTTAAATGAAATCCGAGTTGTTGATGTTACTTACTTTGAACAAAAGCTAAAAGAAATCGTAGAATATTATCCAGATATAGAATGTGCTTATATTATAGACAATAATGGAATCCAAATAACAGACACCATTTTTCATCGTCATTTTATTCCAAAAGCAAGAGGTCCTTTATATAGACCAGCACAAAAAGGGGACGACCTTTGTTGCAGAGATTATTTTTTCTATCTAATCAACTGTAATATATCATCTTATGTTACCGATCAATACATATCATTAGCTACTGGTAATAAATGCGTAACCATTTCCAACTTATTTAAAAAAGACAATAATAAATTTATTCTTTGTGTAGACATTAAAATTGATGATATTTAA
- a CDS encoding TlpA family protein disulfide reductase — MRRLTIYIFVLFLFCTGPGWAGEVSDVPTINHQQLISRIAQARGKVVVLNFWASWCPPCRMEIPGLMQIRKKYSQEVLILGVSVDENINMLRMFLQKNKINYPVFWATPDVNLVFGVRNLPKLVVYNQEGENVLEHEGYMSPEQLEKVINKLLKD, encoded by the coding sequence ATGAGAAGATTAACGATTTACATTTTTGTGTTATTTTTGTTTTGCACGGGACCAGGGTGGGCAGGAGAGGTGTCTGATGTGCCTACCATTAATCATCAGCAATTGATTTCGCGCATAGCGCAGGCCAGAGGTAAGGTAGTCGTATTGAATTTCTGGGCTTCATGGTGTCCACCCTGTCGTATGGAAATCCCTGGGCTAATGCAGATACGCAAAAAATATAGTCAGGAAGTTTTGATCCTGGGGGTTTCTGTAGATGAAAACATAAATATGTTACGCATGTTTTTACAGAAAAATAAAATTAATTACCCGGTTTTCTGGGCCACTCCTGATGTCAATCTTGTTTTTGGGGTGCGCAACTTGCCCAAACTGGTTGTCTATAACCAGGAAGGGGAAAATGTACTGGAGCATGAAGGCTACATGTCTCCTGAGCAATTGGAGAAAGTGATCAATAAATTGTTGAAAGATTAA
- the modA gene encoding molybdate ABC transporter substrate-binding protein, which produces MRIKTAMLSLFFVLLTFAGIGRAEELSVAVAANFISPMQKIAKLFTQETGIKILTSYGSTGMLYNQIIHGAPFDLFFAADMRRPKLLSEKKLAEPQVIYAKGKLALWTGQKKFFGEAEWTDVVSKASKIGLANPKTAPYGQAAVTAMQKRGLLEKLRPRLVYGQNVSQAFQFATTGGVDVSFTALSLALGKGKGGKYWMVEEGGAINQAACILVGSKHRQTAERFLNYILSPKIKKIVHDEFGYD; this is translated from the coding sequence ATGAGAATCAAGACGGCGATGTTAAGTCTTTTCTTTGTTTTACTGACCTTTGCTGGAATCGGCCGGGCCGAAGAACTGTCTGTGGCCGTCGCTGCCAACTTTATTTCTCCCATGCAAAAGATTGCCAAACTATTTACGCAGGAGACCGGAATAAAAATACTTACATCCTACGGCTCCACAGGGATGCTCTATAACCAGATCATCCACGGTGCGCCCTTTGACCTCTTTTTTGCTGCAGACATGCGCCGGCCTAAGTTGCTCAGCGAAAAAAAGCTTGCCGAACCCCAGGTTATCTATGCCAAAGGTAAATTGGCCCTATGGACCGGACAAAAAAAGTTTTTTGGAGAAGCTGAGTGGACAGATGTAGTATCAAAGGCGTCAAAAATCGGCTTGGCTAATCCAAAAACCGCACCGTATGGCCAGGCCGCTGTTACTGCCATGCAAAAACGAGGACTCCTGGAAAAGCTTAGACCTCGACTGGTGTATGGACAAAACGTCTCCCAGGCATTCCAATTCGCCACTACCGGTGGCGTGGATGTCTCATTTACTGCCCTTTCCTTAGCCCTTGGCAAGGGCAAGGGTGGAAAATACTGGATGGTGGAAGAAGGTGGGGCCATTAACCAGGCCGCCTGCATCCTGGTGGGCTCTAAACATAGACAAACAGCTGAACGATTCCTTAACTATATTCTTTCACCAAAAATCAAAAAAATTGTTCATGATGAGTTCGGGTACGATTAA
- a CDS encoding sigma-70 family RNA polymerase sigma factor — translation MSKNKEKKENSDIRAPKKNTDNLPENFVLPPSSSTPPVPADPLKIYLQEISRFPVLTPEEEFELARKYRQENDQEAAFKLITSNLRLVVKIAMDFQRKWMKNLLDLIQEGNVGLMKAVQKFDPDKGIKFSYYAAFWIKAYILKFIMDNWRMVKIGTTQAQRKLFYNLAKEKQRLESMGITADSSTISKNLQVSKADVVEMGQRLSQQDLSLDMPYGEDGDVTPLNFIPALGTGIEDKLLQQETANLLKQNLQDLIPKLNEKEKDILELRLLAENPLTLREIGEKYGITRERVRQIEARLLQKIKAHLKQNIEDFSEDWILND, via the coding sequence ATGTCCAAAAATAAAGAAAAAAAAGAAAATAGCGATATCCGCGCCCCTAAAAAAAATACTGACAATTTACCCGAAAACTTTGTTCTTCCTCCTTCATCTTCGACACCTCCAGTTCCTGCAGATCCACTTAAAATCTATCTCCAGGAAATAAGCAGGTTTCCTGTGCTCACTCCTGAAGAAGAGTTTGAACTGGCTAGAAAATACCGTCAGGAAAACGACCAGGAGGCGGCCTTTAAATTGATTACTTCTAACCTCCGTCTGGTCGTGAAAATAGCTATGGACTTCCAGCGTAAATGGATGAAAAATCTCCTGGACCTTATTCAAGAAGGTAATGTGGGCTTAATGAAGGCAGTGCAAAAATTTGACCCGGACAAGGGCATAAAGTTTTCCTACTATGCTGCCTTCTGGATCAAGGCTTATATTCTCAAATTTATCATGGACAATTGGCGCATGGTTAAAATCGGGACCACCCAAGCCCAACGCAAACTTTTTTACAACCTGGCCAAGGAAAAACAGCGCCTTGAGTCCATGGGGATTACTGCTGACTCCTCAACCATTTCTAAAAACCTCCAGGTATCAAAAGCTGATGTTGTTGAAATGGGACAACGCCTTAGTCAGCAAGACCTTTCTTTGGATATGCCATATGGTGAGGATGGGGATGTTACGCCTCTGAACTTTATTCCGGCTCTGGGAACAGGCATTGAGGATAAGCTCTTGCAGCAGGAAACAGCCAATTTACTTAAGCAAAATCTCCAGGACCTCATCCCAAAATTAAATGAAAAGGAAAAAGATATTTTGGAACTGCGCCTGCTGGCAGAAAATCCTCTGACCTTGCGCGAAATAGGCGAAAAATACGGGATCACACGCGAAAGAGTCCGTCAGATTGAAGCCAGGTTACTGCAAAAGATCAAAGCCCATTTAAAACAAAATATTGAAGACTTCTCCGAAGACTGGATCTTAAATGATTGA